From a single Pseudoalteromonas nigrifaciens genomic region:
- a CDS encoding outer membrane protein transport protein has product MKFTKTLIAASLVLVSADSFAAAFQLSEQNASGLGRAYAGEASIADDASVVARNPALMSLFKEKQISVAGIAVLPDVSLKGTDTNNGLDPSVLNNDSIAPNAIVPAGYFTMPVNDKVSVGFGAFSNFGLATEFNGDYAAGQIAGETEIVTVNFNASVAYKVTEQFSFGIGLNYIYADATIIRKVGANPNIPASTDAVHLEGDDTGLGLNLGLMYQLDENSRFGFNYRSETDITFEGTFSSAAKLLPEMPGSVEITLPAIAEFSGSHQLDEKLGLHYSVMWTGWSSFDKLEAKVNGPAGEFTGFEKEENFSDSMRYAIGSDYQYSENLLLRAGVAFDESPADKNHMSISIPDTDRFWFSFGGNYAIDQHSDFDLGVSVLRGKTQNFTEKDNSQQEWSFESKGHALLVGAQYNYKF; this is encoded by the coding sequence ATGAAATTTACTAAAACTTTAATCGCAGCGTCGCTGGTACTTGTTTCAGCAGATAGTTTTGCTGCAGCATTTCAGTTATCTGAGCAAAATGCCTCAGGACTCGGTCGCGCCTATGCAGGTGAAGCTTCAATCGCAGACGATGCGTCTGTAGTAGCTCGTAACCCAGCATTAATGTCACTATTTAAAGAAAAACAAATATCAGTGGCGGGTATTGCTGTACTTCCTGATGTAAGCTTAAAAGGCACTGATACAAATAACGGTTTAGATCCAAGCGTGCTAAATAATGACAGCATCGCTCCTAATGCAATTGTACCTGCGGGTTACTTTACCATGCCAGTTAACGATAAAGTGTCAGTTGGCTTTGGTGCATTTTCTAACTTTGGCTTAGCCACAGAATTTAATGGTGACTATGCTGCAGGCCAAATAGCTGGTGAAACAGAAATTGTAACAGTTAACTTCAATGCCAGCGTTGCTTATAAAGTAACAGAGCAATTTAGTTTTGGTATTGGCTTAAACTATATTTATGCAGATGCAACGATAATTCGAAAAGTGGGTGCGAACCCTAATATTCCAGCTTCAACTGATGCGGTTCACTTAGAAGGTGACGATACTGGTTTAGGTTTAAATTTAGGCTTAATGTATCAACTTGATGAAAACAGCCGCTTTGGTTTTAACTACCGCAGCGAAACCGATATTACTTTTGAGGGGACTTTCTCAAGCGCAGCTAAATTATTACCTGAAATGCCAGGTTCTGTTGAAATTACACTACCAGCTATTGCTGAATTTTCTGGTTCTCATCAGTTAGATGAAAAGCTTGGTTTACACTACAGTGTAATGTGGACAGGTTGGAGCAGCTTTGACAAGTTAGAAGCAAAAGTAAACGGACCAGCAGGTGAGTTTACAGGATTTGAGAAAGAAGAAAATTTCTCAGATTCTATGCGCTACGCAATAGGTTCTGATTACCAGTACAGTGAAAACCTATTATTACGTGCCGGTGTTGCGTTTGATGAGTCACCAGCGGATAAAAACCATATGTCGATTTCTATCCCAGATACAGACCGCTTTTGGTTCTCGTTTGGTGGTAACTACGCAATTGATCAACATTCAGACTTTGATTTAGGTGTGAGTGTACTACGTGGTAAAACACAAAACTTCACTGAAAAAGATAATTCACAGCAAGAATGGTCTTTTGAATCAAAAGGTCATGCATTGCTAGTTGGTGCTCAGTACAACTATAAGTTTTAA
- a CDS encoding HD-GYP domain-containing protein, whose translation MLITLPISELVPGMFVDNVTKQHENISSIKIKTSGLVRDKSIIKRLVTEGVLELLIDFTKSDVEIPAKYKPKNKAKVASSQEKPAKAAVAITVEQEFAKASVSYEQHNRKIQALYGDLTAGLALNINVLDEIAGEIVASVFRNPNAMTILTRLKDKHSYNWRHMINCAIFAAVFAKYLGYEEPTVQQLAMGALLHDLGQAKVPQGILSKQTKVTNNEFAAIKKHVVQSLGLVKGEKGITPLMLDMIVNHHERLDGSGYPRGLNAEKLSRPARIMAIVDVYDAITADRPHQVGDEPINALRYLLANKQLFDAELVQHFIKCLGVHPVGTIVKLTNERLALVLEGNNLNPIKPKVKLFYNAKYGHHVTPKDIDLSDLSQELKIIASVKPLDYQINLSRLLKEHLLL comes from the coding sequence ATGCTTATCACTTTACCTATATCTGAGCTTGTCCCTGGCATGTTTGTTGACAATGTTACCAAGCAGCATGAAAACATTAGTAGTATAAAAATCAAAACCAGTGGACTAGTGCGAGATAAGTCAATAATTAAGCGTTTAGTAACAGAAGGGGTGCTAGAGCTACTCATTGATTTTACTAAAAGTGATGTTGAGATACCCGCCAAATACAAACCGAAAAATAAAGCTAAAGTAGCTAGCAGCCAAGAAAAGCCAGCTAAAGCTGCTGTCGCTATAACGGTAGAGCAAGAGTTTGCAAAAGCGAGCGTAAGCTATGAGCAGCATAATCGCAAAATACAGGCTTTATACGGTGACTTAACAGCAGGGCTTGCGCTTAATATAAATGTGTTGGATGAAATTGCCGGTGAAATAGTGGCATCGGTATTTAGAAACCCCAATGCAATGACCATTCTTACCCGCCTTAAAGACAAACACAGCTATAATTGGCGTCATATGATCAACTGCGCCATTTTTGCAGCAGTATTTGCTAAATACTTAGGCTATGAAGAGCCTACTGTGCAGCAGCTTGCAATGGGGGCATTGCTGCATGATTTAGGACAGGCAAAGGTGCCGCAGGGTATATTATCAAAGCAGACTAAAGTCACTAATAATGAGTTTGCAGCAATAAAAAAACATGTTGTACAAAGTTTAGGTTTAGTTAAAGGCGAAAAAGGGATCACACCGTTAATGCTTGATATGATAGTGAATCATCATGAGCGATTAGATGGTTCGGGTTATCCGCGAGGCCTTAATGCAGAGAAATTAAGTCGCCCTGCACGTATAATGGCTATTGTAGATGTGTATGACGCGATAACAGCAGATAGGCCTCACCAAGTCGGTGACGAGCCAATAAACGCACTGCGTTATTTGCTCGCTAACAAACAACTGTTTGACGCTGAATTAGTACAACACTTTATTAAATGTTTGGGTGTGCATCCGGTAGGTACTATTGTAAAGCTGACCAATGAACGTTTAGCACTGGTACTTGAGGGCAATAACCTTAATCCCATTAAACCTAAAGTTAAACTATTTTATAATGCGAAGTATGGCCACCATGTTACGCCAAAAGATATTGATTTGAGCGACCTGAGCCAAGAGCTTAAAATTATTGCCAGTGTTAAGCCCCTTGATTATCAGATTAACTTGTCTCGTTTATTAAAAGAGCACTTACTTTTATAG
- a CDS encoding Rho-binding antiterminator produces the protein MTYLPIKCGDYDQLELYCMRANKVAITLDTQTLVGVAKTLENIKGEGEFLVLQEPTNKIIKIRLDKIKTISLA, from the coding sequence ATGACTTATCTACCAATTAAATGTGGCGACTACGATCAGCTTGAGCTTTATTGCATGCGTGCAAATAAAGTGGCTATCACATTAGATACCCAAACCTTAGTGGGTGTTGCTAAAACCTTAGAAAATATTAAAGGCGAAGGCGAGTTTTTGGTGCTGCAAGAGCCAACAAACAAAATAATAAAAATACGGCTAGATAAAATTAAAACGATTTCACTCGCTTAG
- a CDS encoding phosphotransferase: protein MQSISDIINGFNAQLTLLSSERLHSGLSNDNFLVRAALNNQQYAYLLKSYRDHWPTLGLAAQARFAQMQLCPKPLWLDKANRLAIFEYIEGDTAQSNYTPELIKKLVCLHCHNVVSEAMNIKQELDFYQHTALYQQYSQTVGVAVAEIEKLPRDEGFCHNDLVKENIIENPQGMFLIDFEYAKTNDVYFDLAAIAVSFELDREGKQQLLKTYQQQLPLSQRFYCSINKLEYYQVVFLVLCVCWYSDRSINEKVMPLCAQLDALIALQH from the coding sequence ATGCAGTCAATTAGCGATATTATCAACGGGTTTAATGCACAATTAACACTACTTAGTAGTGAGCGATTACATAGTGGTTTAAGCAATGACAACTTTTTAGTGCGCGCTGCGCTAAATAATCAACAGTATGCTTATTTATTAAAAAGTTACCGCGATCACTGGCCTACATTAGGCTTAGCTGCACAAGCTCGATTTGCACAGATGCAATTGTGCCCTAAACCACTTTGGTTAGACAAAGCTAACAGGCTCGCTATTTTTGAATACATAGAAGGCGACACAGCCCAAAGCAATTATACCCCTGAGCTAATTAAAAAGTTGGTTTGCTTACATTGTCATAATGTGGTTAGCGAGGCGATGAATATAAAGCAAGAGCTGGATTTTTATCAACATACAGCGTTATATCAACAATATAGCCAAACTGTAGGTGTGGCGGTAGCAGAAATAGAAAAGCTACCACGTGATGAAGGCTTTTGTCATAATGACTTAGTAAAAGAAAACATCATAGAGAACCCGCAAGGCATGTTTTTAATCGATTTTGAGTACGCCAAAACCAACGACGTTTACTTTGATTTAGCCGCAATAGCTGTAAGTTTTGAACTAGACAGGGAAGGTAAGCAACAGTTACTTAAAACCTATCAACAGCAGTTACCGCTTTCGCAACGCTTTTACTGCTCTATTAATAAGCTAGAGTATTATCAAGTAGTGTTTTTAGTACTGTGTGTTTGCTGGTATAGCGATCGCTCAATAAATGAAAAAGTGATGCCTCTGTGCGCGCAATTAGACGCATTGATAGCGCTGCAACATTAA
- the pnuC gene encoding nicotinamide riboside transporter PnuC gives MDFLTQTLSGFTAMSHWEYIAVGLSMAYLLLAIKESLWCWPAAFFSTLIYTIMYWNGALLMESLLHFYYMYMAVFGWLVWRKGKTNNDSLSITSWSMNRHIILIIVTSIVALAIGYFMKNYTHADFAYLDSFTTCFAVVTTYLVAKKVLENWLYWIVIDAASMYLYYEKGYYPTLALFIFYTIVAAWGFKTWYEEYEQKQAKPIAQL, from the coding sequence ATGGATTTTTTAACACAAACCTTAAGCGGTTTTACAGCAATGTCGCATTGGGAGTATATTGCAGTGGGGCTGTCTATGGCTTATTTATTATTAGCAATAAAAGAGAGTTTATGGTGTTGGCCAGCCGCATTTTTTAGCACCCTTATTTATACTATTATGTATTGGAATGGCGCGTTATTAATGGAGTCGTTACTGCATTTTTATTATATGTATATGGCGGTGTTTGGTTGGCTAGTATGGCGTAAAGGCAAAACTAACAACGATAGTTTAAGTATTACCTCATGGTCAATGAATCGTCATATAATATTGATAATAGTGACCAGCATAGTTGCTCTTGCCATTGGTTACTTTATGAAAAATTACACCCATGCAGACTTTGCTTACCTTGATAGCTTTACAACCTGTTTTGCGGTAGTTACTACTTATTTAGTGGCAAAAAAAGTACTCGAAAATTGGCTGTATTGGATTGTAATAGATGCCGCGTCTATGTATTTATATTACGAAAAAGGCTACTACCCAACGCTCGCGCTCTTTATTTTTTACACCATAGTGGCTGCATGGGGGTTTAAAACTTGGTACGAAGAGTACGAGCAAAAACAAGCTAAACCTATAGCGCAGTTATAA
- a CDS encoding DUF2960 domain-containing protein yields the protein MARRITYTFKNQPREINFAKDKYHDMYQAIAAAEGIDLTNYLSMVQQIEMTSKGSASVRNFRDQEFARMGFSDIYFIKE from the coding sequence ATGGCACGCAGAATAACCTATACATTTAAAAACCAACCGCGCGAAATTAATTTCGCTAAAGATAAATACCACGACATGTATCAGGCAATTGCCGCCGCTGAGGGTATCGATCTTACTAATTATTTATCTATGGTACAGCAAATCGAAATGACTTCGAAAGGCTCAGCGTCGGTGCGTAATTTTCGCGACCAAGAGTTTGCCCGTATGGGCTTTAGCGATATTTACTTTATAAAAGAGTAA
- the alr gene encoding alanine racemase produces MRLAIAEINLTALAHNLAQVKSFAPNSKVMAVLKANAYGHGLVTIAQHLNDADAFAVARIDEALALRAGGLTKPIVLLEGFFDEGDLPILLANNFQTIIHDENQLAALENAQLEAPINCWLKINTGMHRLGIAPEQFDEFYNRLQKTANANNTVNLMTHFSCADDVDSSKTMQQIALFNRLAENVEQAHCLSNSAGILAWPSGHGDWVRPGLMLYGVSPMANTTGKTYQLEPVMRLTTKVIAVRNVAAHEAVGYSGRWQSDKPTQLAVVAMGYGDGYPRHARAGTPVIINKQRYGIVGSVAMDMITLDIGNNTHNIKVGDEVTMWGPELPVEEIAQCADTIPYELLCNITPRVSYQYQR; encoded by the coding sequence ATGCGCCTAGCGATAGCCGAAATTAACTTAACAGCACTTGCGCATAATCTTGCGCAAGTTAAGAGCTTTGCGCCTAATAGCAAAGTAATGGCAGTGCTAAAAGCCAATGCCTACGGGCATGGCTTAGTAACCATAGCGCAGCACTTAAACGATGCCGATGCATTTGCTGTGGCACGTATAGATGAAGCGCTGGCACTGCGTGCTGGCGGTTTAACTAAGCCAATTGTATTGTTAGAAGGCTTTTTTGATGAAGGCGATTTACCCATTTTATTAGCTAATAATTTTCAAACCATTATTCATGACGAAAACCAATTAGCAGCACTGGAAAATGCGCAGCTTGAGGCTCCTATAAACTGCTGGTTAAAAATAAATACCGGCATGCATCGATTAGGTATTGCACCTGAGCAATTTGATGAGTTTTATAATCGCTTACAAAAAACAGCCAATGCGAATAATACGGTTAATTTAATGACCCATTTTTCGTGCGCGGATGATGTTGATAGCAGTAAAACAATGCAACAAATAGCATTGTTTAATCGCTTGGCAGAAAACGTTGAGCAGGCACATTGTTTATCAAATTCTGCCGGTATTTTAGCTTGGCCAAGTGGCCACGGTGATTGGGTACGCCCAGGGTTAATGCTTTATGGTGTATCGCCTATGGCAAATACCACAGGTAAAACGTATCAATTAGAGCCGGTTATGCGCTTAACCACAAAAGTAATTGCAGTGCGTAATGTAGCTGCCCATGAAGCGGTGGGTTACAGCGGGCGTTGGCAAAGTGATAAGCCGACCCAGTTAGCGGTTGTTGCTATGGGGTATGGTGATGGTTATCCGCGCCATGCGAGGGCGGGCACTCCGGTAATAATAAATAAGCAGCGTTATGGTATTGTAGGTAGCGTAGCTATGGATATGATCACCTTAGATATAGGCAATAATACACATAATATTAAAGTAGGTGACGAGGTAACTATGTGGGGGCCTGAGCTACCAGTAGAAGAAATAGCCCAGTGCGCCGATACTATACCTTACGAGTTATTGTGTAATATTACACCAAGGGTAAGCTATCAGTATCAGCGTTAA
- the dnaB gene encoding replicative DNA helicase — protein MAKRDKQVDTLKVPPHSIEAEQSVLGGLMLDNQAFDRVAELVVSQDFYTRTHKLIFEAMTTLAEIGDPIDLITISESLEKNNKLAGIGGFAYLAEIAKNTPSAANIDAYASIVRERAVVREMIGVANEIAEAGFNTEGRTSHDLLDFAESKVFKIAEQRTKNNEGPQSIHSILEKTVDKIEELYQSPQDGVTGVSTGYADLDKMTTGLQPSDLIIVAARPSMGKTTFAMNLAEHAAMTQDKPVLIYSLEMPSEQIMMRMLASLGRINQTKVRTGQLDDDDWARLSSTMGLLMEKGKMYVDDASGLTPTDVRSRARRIARDHGGISMIMVDYLQLMRVPSLADNRTLEIAEISRSLKALAKELKCPVVALSQLNRTLEQRADKRPINSDLRESGSIEQDADLIMFIYRDEVYNEDSTDKGIAEIIIGKQRNGPIGKVRLTFQGQFSRFDNYAGPAVDDDY, from the coding sequence ATGGCCAAACGAGATAAGCAAGTCGATACCCTTAAAGTTCCTCCCCATTCAATAGAAGCAGAACAATCTGTTTTAGGTGGCTTAATGCTTGATAACCAAGCATTTGACCGCGTAGCAGAGCTTGTTGTATCACAGGATTTTTATACCCGCACGCATAAGCTTATTTTTGAAGCGATGACAACGCTTGCTGAAATTGGCGATCCGATCGATTTAATTACTATTTCAGAGAGCCTAGAAAAAAATAATAAATTAGCAGGAATTGGTGGTTTTGCTTATTTAGCTGAAATAGCCAAAAACACCCCAAGTGCTGCTAATATTGACGCTTACGCAAGTATTGTGCGCGAACGTGCTGTGGTACGTGAAATGATTGGTGTAGCAAATGAAATTGCCGAAGCAGGTTTTAATACCGAAGGGCGCACCAGCCACGATTTGCTCGACTTTGCTGAGAGCAAAGTATTTAAAATTGCTGAGCAACGCACAAAAAATAATGAAGGCCCGCAAAGCATTCATAGCATACTTGAAAAAACAGTTGATAAAATAGAAGAGCTTTATCAATCACCGCAAGACGGTGTAACAGGTGTGAGTACCGGCTATGCCGACCTTGATAAAATGACCACAGGTTTGCAACCATCTGACTTAATTATAGTTGCGGCACGTCCATCTATGGGGAAAACCACTTTTGCGATGAACCTTGCAGAACATGCTGCAATGACCCAAGACAAGCCGGTATTAATTTACTCATTAGAAATGCCTTCAGAACAAATTATGATGAGGATGTTGGCGTCTCTTGGGCGTATTAACCAAACTAAAGTGCGTACTGGTCAGTTAGATGATGACGATTGGGCACGACTTTCATCAACCATGGGTTTGTTGATGGAAAAAGGCAAAATGTACGTTGATGATGCCTCGGGCTTAACACCTACTGATGTACGCTCTCGTGCACGACGTATTGCCCGCGATCATGGTGGTATTAGTATGATCATGGTCGATTACTTGCAATTAATGCGAGTACCTAGCCTTGCTGATAACCGAACGCTTGAAATTGCCGAAATTTCACGTTCACTTAAAGCATTAGCAAAAGAGCTAAAATGTCCGGTTGTTGCGCTTTCGCAGCTTAACCGTACGCTTGAGCAACGTGCCGATAAACGTCCAATTAACTCAGATTTACGTGAGTCGGGCTCTATTGAGCAAGATGCCGATTTAATCATGTTTATTTATCGTGATGAAGTGTACAACGAAGACAGTACCGATAAAGGTATTGCCGAAATAATCATAGGTAAGCAACGTAACGGTCCTATTGGTAAAGTACGTTTAACCTTCCAAGGTCAATTTTCTCGCTTTGATAATTATGCGGGGCCAGCAGTAGATGACGATTATTAA
- a CDS encoding DUF4097 family beta strand repeat-containing protein — translation MKAILLGLSLFPLAVLAGEKIDKQIEVANGGTIYIENQRGDINITGWDKNEFKVSGELDDKADGYELKTSGDKTQFIVNMPRNTDWGNSGDGSKLTIFMPRSSALEFAGVNVSVIAKELQNSAEIDVVNGEISASNLAGNIKLTSVNGDVKAQNLSGNIAFETVNGEINDKNSSGKLRFSAVNGDIKSNSTASDVRLENVNGDIDFTLSSIKNLRINTVNGEAEVHIKELLKGADVRFESVSGDGEFYFAADVSAKFEIEAHANGKIINKVTSDKVSKAKYGPASSLKFSINGGNANVEMNTISGRLELHTK, via the coding sequence ATGAAAGCGATTTTACTAGGGTTGAGCTTATTTCCACTGGCGGTATTAGCGGGTGAAAAAATAGATAAGCAAATAGAGGTAGCCAATGGCGGCACTATTTATATTGAAAACCAACGTGGTGATATAAACATAACGGGCTGGGATAAAAACGAATTTAAAGTGTCGGGCGAACTTGATGACAAAGCCGATGGCTATGAGCTTAAAACCAGTGGTGATAAAACCCAGTTTATTGTAAACATGCCACGTAATACGGATTGGGGTAACAGTGGTGATGGTTCAAAGTTAACTATATTTATGCCCAGAAGTAGTGCGCTTGAGTTTGCTGGTGTGAATGTATCTGTCATTGCAAAAGAGCTACAAAACAGTGCAGAAATAGATGTGGTTAATGGTGAGATAAGCGCAAGTAATTTAGCGGGTAATATTAAACTTACCAGTGTTAATGGCGATGTAAAGGCGCAGAACTTAAGTGGTAATATTGCATTTGAAACCGTAAATGGCGAAATTAACGATAAAAACTCAAGCGGGAAGCTGCGCTTTAGCGCCGTAAATGGTGATATTAAATCAAACTCAACGGCAAGCGATGTTCGCCTTGAAAACGTAAATGGTGATATAGATTTTACTTTGTCGAGCATTAAAAACTTACGAATTAATACCGTTAATGGTGAGGCCGAAGTGCATATTAAAGAGCTGTTAAAGGGCGCAGATGTTCGTTTTGAATCGGTAAGTGGCGATGGTGAATTTTACTTTGCGGCAGATGTATCGGCTAAGTTTGAAATTGAAGCGCATGCGAATGGCAAAATAATTAATAAAGTGACTAGCGATAAAGTCAGTAAAGCTAAATATGGCCCAGCCAGTAGTTTAAAATTTAGTATTAATGGCGGTAATGCTAACGTTGAAATGAATACAATTAGCGGGCGACTCGAACTTCATACTAAATAA
- a CDS encoding RNA polymerase sigma factor: MLHVKPEQSQLCEAALIKRVKSGDQAAYTLLYELHIKRVYGICLRLLADQSHAEDAAQEVFVQVWHKVAQFDGRSQFSTWLYSVASNVAINYLRKQKNWLQKVVSIEHSGMDEQSVNDWKGLNGLDKLIVRLPERARMVFVLFAIEGYRHEEIAEQLGMAVGSSKSQYHRARLLLQEWYENE; this comes from the coding sequence ATGTTACACGTTAAACCCGAACAGTCGCAATTGTGCGAAGCAGCACTCATTAAGCGTGTTAAGTCGGGGGATCAAGCTGCATACACACTACTTTATGAACTACACATAAAACGAGTATACGGGATATGTTTACGTCTATTAGCTGATCAGTCGCATGCAGAGGATGCGGCCCAAGAAGTGTTTGTACAGGTGTGGCACAAAGTAGCGCAGTTTGATGGGCGCTCGCAGTTCTCTACTTGGCTTTACAGCGTAGCGAGTAATGTTGCGATTAATTACTTACGCAAACAAAAAAATTGGCTGCAAAAAGTGGTGAGTATTGAGCACAGCGGTATGGATGAGCAATCAGTTAACGACTGGAAAGGTTTAAATGGCCTAGATAAATTAATAGTAAGGCTTCCAGAGCGAGCACGTATGGTATTTGTGCTGTTTGCCATTGAAGGCTACAGACACGAGGAAATAGCCGAGCAACTAGGTATGGCTGTTGGCTCAAGTAAGTCGCAATATCATCGTGCTAGGCTGTTATTACAAGAGTGGTATGAAAATGAGTAA
- the rplI gene encoding 50S ribosomal protein L9: MQVILLDKIANLGGLGDQVVVKSGFARNFLFPQGKAVPATKANIETFDARRAELEAKIADQLVAAQARADKLEALAEVTLVSKAGDEGKLFGSIGTRDIADAISAVGVEVAKSEVRLPLGTIRETGEFDVSIAVHSEVTATIKVIVIAEA; this comes from the coding sequence ATGCAAGTTATTCTACTAGATAAGATCGCTAACCTAGGTGGCCTAGGTGACCAGGTTGTTGTTAAATCTGGCTTCGCACGTAACTTCCTTTTCCCGCAAGGTAAGGCAGTTCCTGCAACTAAAGCAAACATTGAAACATTTGATGCTCGTCGCGCAGAACTTGAAGCGAAAATCGCTGATCAGTTAGTTGCTGCACAAGCACGCGCTGACAAACTTGAAGCATTAGCAGAAGTTACATTAGTATCTAAAGCTGGTGACGAAGGTAAATTATTTGGTTCAATCGGTACTCGTGACATCGCTGACGCTATCTCAGCTGTTGGTGTTGAAGTTGCTAAGTCTGAAGTTCGTCTACCTCTAGGTACTATCCGTGAGACTGGCGAATTTGACGTATCAATCGCAGTACATTCAGAAGTAACGGCTACTATTAAAGTAATCGTTATTGCTGAAGCTTAA
- the rpsR gene encoding 30S ribosomal protein S18, producing the protein MARYFRRRKFCRFKAEGVQQIDYKDLATLRNYVTESGKIVPSRITGTSAKYQRQLATAIKRARYLALLPYTDLHK; encoded by the coding sequence ATGGCACGTTATTTCAGACGTCGTAAGTTTTGCCGCTTTAAAGCGGAAGGCGTACAACAAATCGATTACAAAGATCTAGCTACTCTTAGAAACTATGTTACAGAAAGTGGCAAAATCGTACCTAGCCGTATCACAGGTACTAGCGCTAAATACCAGCGCCAGCTAGCAACTGCTATTAAGCGTGCTCGCTACTTAGCCCTTCTTCCATACACTGACTTACATAAGTAA
- the priB gene encoding primosomal replication protein N, which translates to MVSPFMNQLVLSGVVCKTPKLSQSPAGIPHCIFVIEHKSMQTEADLNRNSYVRLQVVASGKQMQQQTQHLHVGQALQVSGFLNRHEGRNGLSQLVLHAQHIERII; encoded by the coding sequence ATGGTTAGCCCTTTTATGAATCAACTGGTTTTATCTGGGGTAGTTTGTAAAACTCCCAAGTTAAGCCAAAGTCCTGCTGGTATACCGCATTGTATTTTTGTTATTGAACATAAATCAATGCAAACAGAAGCAGATCTTAACCGTAATAGTTACGTTCGGCTTCAAGTGGTTGCCAGTGGAAAGCAAATGCAACAACAGACTCAACATTTGCACGTTGGGCAGGCATTGCAAGTGAGTGGTTTTTTAAATCGCCACGAAGGTCGTAACGGCCTTAGCCAATTGGTTTTGCATGCTCAGCATATCGAAAGAATTATTTGA
- the rpsF gene encoding 30S ribosomal protein S6, which produces MRHYEIVFMVHPDQSEQVTGMIERYTGSITEAGGVIHRLEDWGRRQLAYPINKLHKAHYVLMNVEAPTEVISELETTFRYNDAVLRNLVMRTKNAVTEASPLVREEKKEAPAA; this is translated from the coding sequence ATGCGTCATTACGAAATCGTATTCATGGTTCACCCTGATCAGAGTGAGCAAGTAACTGGTATGATCGAACGCTATACTGGTTCTATCACTGAAGCTGGTGGTGTTATCCACCGTCTTGAAGACTGGGGCCGTCGTCAACTGGCTTACCCAATCAACAAGCTTCATAAAGCTCATTATGTTCTTATGAACGTTGAAGCACCAACTGAAGTAATCAGCGAGCTAGAAACTACTTTCCGCTACAACGATGCAGTGCTTCGTAACTTAGTTATGCGTACTAAAAACGCGGTAACTGAAGCGTCTCCTCTTGTAAGAGAAGAGAAGAAAGAAGCACCAGCTGCTTAA